A single window of Periplaneta americana isolate PAMFEO1 chromosome 14, P.americana_PAMFEO1_priV1, whole genome shotgun sequence DNA harbors:
- the LOC138713880 gene encoding probable E3 ubiquitin-protein ligase sinah, which yields MMAAVQSSSSLSSLSSLNTQDVNESIMKLMECPVCYEPLIPPIHQCKNSHNVCEKCRKKMTVCPTCNEAYLNTRSVFVEHIAELLFYPCKNAEVGCAERHNLQNLEKHNKECPHRMYDCLPGKPTNCAWKGRSFDIYTHVSESHAEICWMTEENNVFYESDVLRGTEDLQLVSALHEIFWYNLKCDTAKQKLFLAVQYIGPQHLACNFTYKIDFFMEGDEESTMSIKTRTQPDTQEVSKIYDTGCIVLPFELLKQYLDSNNNLSFTFVIAKVSEGEPQEEEEEAK from the coding sequence ATGATGGCAGCTGTGCAGTCGAGTAGTTCCCTGAGCTCTCTGTCAAGCCTGAACACGCAGGACGTGAATGAGAGCATCATGAAGCTGATGGAGTGTCCCGTATGCTATGAACCGCTGATACCGCCAATCCACCAGTGCAAGAATTCACACAACGTGTGCGAGAAATGCAGGAAGAAGATGACAGTATGTCCCACGTGCAACGAAGCGTACCTCAACACCAGGAGTGTGTTTGTCGAACACATCGCAGAACTCCTCTTCTATCCTTGTAAGAATGCCGAAGTTGGGTGCGCTGAACGGCATAATCTTCAGAATTTGGAGAAGCATAACAAAGAGTGCCCACACCGCATGTATGACTGCCTGCCAGGCAAGCCCACCAACTGCGCCTGGAAGGGCAGGAGTTTTGACATCTATACCCATGTGAGCGAGTCCCACGCCGAAATCTGCTGGATGACTGAAGAGAACAACGTATTCTATGAATCGGATGTGTTGAGGGGCACTGAAGATCTCCAACTGGTGTCTGCCCTTCACGAAATCTTCTGGTACAATTTGAAGTGCGATACTGCGAAGCAGAAACTGTTTTTGGCTGTCCAGTACATCGGCCCACAACACCTAGCATGCAATTTTACGTATAAAATTGATTTCTTTATGGAAGGAGATGAGGAGTCTACCATGAGTATTAAAACTAGAACCCAACCCGATACTCAGGAGGTCTCTAAAATTTATGACACTGGTTGTATTGTACTTCCTTTTGAACTGTTGAAACAATACTTGGACAGTAACAACAATCTGTCCTTCACTTTTGTGATAGCAAAAGTATCTGAGGGTGAGCcccaggaagaagaagaagaggccaAATGA